The Pocillopora verrucosa isolate sample1 chromosome 14, ASM3666991v2, whole genome shotgun sequence genome has a segment encoding these proteins:
- the LOC131784306 gene encoding WD repeat-containing protein 17 isoform X1, with protein sequence MSLMKQVSLLPAGCQPWNLDVCAASSNGDRFAYCATLAVYVYELDPQFKEFRLSVILAQHRKTITCISWHPQNPDVLATSSSDCKIYIWSVSQERVIGTLESIKSPPSCIGWCPQDLESIAYISGRGPMCIWNYTTRDYTMVFKHLESMTFFSEVCQFRWNQRKVGKLVFGHNDGSISVINPRQKAFKHYFRPEPYEDYDEEDPVISLEWDPLSVDYLLVANTQGSLRLIDTDSMTIIMNFKLPSSATKIHTLSWVSSAPGVFVTGDTQGGILRVWNVSKSSPLTSIKLKMTGFHALTVVQPDQTFEPTNNNQTSLGMSSTSVAVQPPSQPNHITYALPPARILCTFMDGGVGLYDLGKRKWSFLRDMGHIETIFDCKFKPESPDLLATASFDGTIKVWDVNTMTAVHSSPGNEGIIYAVSWAPGDVNCLCGATAKQGVFIWDINKEKIIKRFTEHGRQHVYNVSWNHKDSRRIASCSADGTCVVRQVDGTLVKRYKHPGPVYGCDWSLNNRDMIATGCEDKCVRVFYVAASTDLPLKVFSGHTAKIFHVKWSPIREAILCSGSDDGTIKVWDYTEDSCVHTLEGHKAPVRGLLWNPEIPYLLISGSWDFAIRIWDTRDGTCLETVLDHGADVYGLTCHRYRPFTVASCSRDSTVRIWSMSHLACSLQIDVLAERPLDNLMTTNTEAAMSSGGTPLLNGRVSRELKATVATKGEASHWSAIKLFSDFFIPPCGAKNLWDLVLVLRDGDDNLLPASYSKGIMHTKHLVKHKASEAQELETVRAMSRRGGLMSKKEDRIREAANLHVKIGQLQRYCELMVELGEWDRALAMAPGISMDYWKELMERRTTQLMREDDDSAVPYCVSLGDAAKLVSFFSSRGQLHDALLAAQVACEGGLTTLLQKKEKKIPDLRKNDVLPSLINHMTNENKGLLQSTSAALADWYFYSGQPVLAACCHLAVGDITFALSKLIRGNELELAVSMGMVISDNSHMYHQAVEYLARKCERLGKWDTCIVLLKSLPSCENLLFKSCARCQGTVTEVNELHEKAGLPSVEECLQKAQQFCDENKFIDAMKYYLVSSSPELALDIGLNLVRDVMSKPYWVLDDVLTVLQWMSCIRTDRLQQSRTSKQRQELLVLSAYLGALLAIRRKYTPIIHPLFKHARQLMHQDKGELAVTTSQIDTESEAWLAFNQPLDPSVTPTPEQKAVWDLLLKRVGAEPSACLVGEDMVTGSLLPSHSDVQVSCLTGERIKGQAFFLNDGRSVMSLNHALMWAKVNVFSLVGNGVRLEPF encoded by the exons CTAGATCCACAGTTTAAAGAATTCCGTTTGTCTGTGATCTTGGCTCAGCACAGAAAGACCATCACATGTATCTCCTGGCATCCTCAAAACCCTGATGTGCTAGCAACATCAAGTAGTGATTGTAAAATCTACATATGGAGTGTGTCACAGGAAAGAGTGATTGGAACACTGGAGAGTATAAAATCCCCTCCTTCTTGTATAGGCTGGTGTCCTCAAGATCTGGAATCTATCGCTTATATATCAGGGCGTGGGCCTATGTGTATTTGGAACTATACAACCCGTGATTACACTATGGTCTTCAAGCATTTAGAATCCATGACATTTTTCTCCGAAGTGTGTCAGTTTCGCTGGAATCAAAGGAAAGTTGGAAAACTTGTCTTTGGCCATAATGATGGTAGTATATCTGTCATAAATCCTAGACAGAAAGCATTCAAACATTACTTTAGACCTGAGCCCTATGAAGATTATGACGAAGAAGATCCAGTGATCAGCCTTGAATGGGATCCATTGTCAGTTGATTACCTGTTGGTTGCCAACACACAAGGCAGTCTGAGGCTGATTGATACTGATTCAATGACTATCATCATGAATTTCAAGTTACCAAGCTCTGCAACAAAGATTCACACGCTATCTTGGGTTTCTTCTGCTCCTGGTGTATTTGTGACAGGAG ATACCCAAGGAGGAATTCTACGCGTTTGGAATGTGTCCAAAAGCTCTCCTTTGACCAgcattaaattaaaaatgactgGCTTTCATGCACTGACTGTTGTTCAACCTGACCAGACCTTTGAACCAACTAATAATAACCAAACATCCTTGGGAATGTCGTCAACCTCAGTGGCAGTTCAGCCTCCATCTCAGCCAAATCACATCACATATGCACTTCCACCTGCAAGAATCCTTTGCACCTTTATGGATGGTGGAGTTGGATTGTATGACTTAGGGAAACGAAAATGGAGCTTTCTTAGAGATATG ggTCATATAGAGACAATATTTGATTGCAAGTTTAAGCCTGAAAGTCCAGATTTGTTAGCAACAGCCTCCTTTGATGGAACCATCAAAGTTTGGGATGTTAACACCATGACTGCT GTGCATTCATCTCCAGGCAATGAAGGAATCATCTACGCAGTTTCATGGGCACCTg GAGATGTCAATTGTCTTTGTGGAGCAACAGCCAAGCAAGGGGTGTTCATATGGgatataaacaaagaaaagattatAAAGAGATTTACTGAA CATGGAAGGCAACATGTTTACAATGTGAGCTGGAATCACAAAGATTCAAGGAGAATTGCTTCCTGCAGTGCAGACGGAACATG TGTTGTAAGGCAAGTGGATGGAACTTTAGTTAAAAGATACAAACACCCTGGACCTGTCTATGGCTGTGACTGGAGTCTTAATAACAG AGATATGATTGCAACTGGTTGTGAGGACAAATGTGTTAGGGTATTTTATGTTGCTGCAAGCACAGATCTACCTTTAAAGGTATTTTCTG GTCATACAGCAAAGATTTTTCATGTGAAATGGAGTCCTATCAGAGAGGCCATCCTCTGCAGTGGTTCAGATGATGG aACCATTAAAGTGTGGGACTATACTGAG GATTCATGTGTGCATACGTTAGAAGGGCACAAGGCACCTGTGCGTGGCCTGCTGTGGAACCCAGAAATTCCTTACCTTCTGATTTCTGGCAGCTGGGACTTTGCCATTAGGATTTGGGATACGAG aGATGGAACCTGTCTTGAAACTGTGTTGGATCACGGAGCGGATGTGTATG gcTTAACCTGCCACAGATATCGACCTTTCACTGTTGCATCATGTTCTCGTGACTCCACCGTCAGAATCTGGTCCATGTCGCATTTGGCGTGTTCCTTGCAGATCGATGTTCTGGCTGAAAGACCCCTGGATAATCTTATGACCACTAACACCG AAGCAGCCATGTCATCTGGTGGCACACCTCTGCTGAATGGAAGAGTTTCACGTGAATTGAAAGCAACTGTGGCAACAAAAGGAGAAGCGTCTCATTGGTCAGCAATAAAACTGTTCTCGGACTTTTTCatt CCGCCATGTGGAGCCAAGAATTTGTGGGACTTGGTGTTAGTATTACGAGACGGCGATGACAATTTATTACCGGCGTCTTACAGCAAAGGGATTATGCACACAAAACATCTTGTCAAACACAAAGCA TCTGAAGCACAAGAATTAGAAACAGTTCGAGCAATGTCCAGGAGAGGAGGTCTGATGTCCAAAAAAGAGGATAGGATTAGAGAAGCGGCAAATCTTCATGTCAAGATTGGTCAGCTACAAAGATACTGTGAGCTAATGGTCGAACTGGGCGAG tgGGACAGAGCACTCGCTATGGCTCCTGGGATCTCAATGGATTACTGGAAAGAGCTGATggaaag ACGAACGACGCAGCTTATGAGAGAAGATGACGACTCCGCTGTACCATACTGTGTTTCGTTAGGAGATGCGGCAAAG CTCGTGTCTTTCTTCTCGTCACGCGGTCAGCTTCACGACGCCTTATTGGCGGCGCAGGTGGCGTGTGAGGGAGGACTCACAACTCttctgcaaaaaaaagaaaagaagattccTGATCTGAGAAAAAACGACGTCTTACCTTCCCTGATCAATCACATGACCAACGAGAACAAAGG TCTTCTTCAGTCAACAAGTGCTGCGTTAGCTGACTGGTATTTTTATAGTGGACAACCTGTGCTGGCCGCATGTTGTCACTTGGCTGTAGGAGATATCACG TTTGCACTGTCGAAACTCATTCGAGGGAATGAATTGGAACTGGCCGTCAGTATGGGAATGGTGATTAGCGACAACAGTCACATGTATCACCAAGCTGTTGAATATCTGGCCAGAAAATGTGAAAGACTTGGGAAATG GGATACGTGTATCGTTCTACTCAAGTCATTGCCTTCTTGTGAAAACCTGCTCTTCAAGTCGTGTGCAAGGTGTCAAGGGACTGTCACAGAAGTAAATGAATTACACGAAAAG GCTGGATTGCCAAGCGTCGAGGAGTGTTTACAAAAAGCTCAGCAGTTTTGTGATGAGAACAAATTCATAGACGCCATGAAATACTACCTTGTTTCTTCCTCTCCTGAGCTTGCGCTCGACATCGGACTCAATCTTGTTCGAG aTGTCATGAGTAAACCTTATTGGGTCTTAGATGACGTACTAACCGTGCTTCAGTGGATGTCGTGTATCAGAACAGACCGGCTGCAACAGAGCAGGACATCCAA GCAGAGACAGGAACTGTTGGTACTGAGTGCATACCTTGGTGCGCTGTTAGCGATAAGGAGAAAATACACTCCGATCATTCACCCTCTCTTCAAACATGCTAG gcaaTTAATGCATCAAGATAAGGGAGAATTAGCTGTTACAACTTCTCAAATCGACACAGAATCTGAAGCGTGGCTCGCTTTCAATCAGCCACTCGA TCCCTCGGTCACTCCCACTCCAGAACAGAAGGCCGTTTGGGACTTGTTACTTAAGCGTGTTG GTGCTGAGCCATCTGCGTGCTTGGTAGGCGAAGACATGGTAACAGGCTCCCTCCTCCCCAGTCACTCAGATGTACAGGTTTCGTGTCTGACGGGAGAGAGAATTAAG GGTCAGGCGTTTTTCTTAAACGACGGTCGTTCCGTGATGTCGTTAAACCACGCGCTGATGTGGGCCAAGGTGAATGTATTTTCTCTGGTAGGAAATGGAGTGCGCTTGGAACCCTTCTGA
- the LOC131784306 gene encoding WD repeat-containing protein 17 isoform X2 codes for MCIWNYTTRDYTMVFKHLESMTFFSEVCQFRWNQRKVGKLVFGHNDGSISVINPRQKAFKHYFRPEPYEDYDEEDPVISLEWDPLSVDYLLVANTQGSLRLIDTDSMTIIMNFKLPSSATKIHTLSWVSSAPGVFVTGDTQGGILRVWNVSKSSPLTSIKLKMTGFHALTVVQPDQTFEPTNNNQTSLGMSSTSVAVQPPSQPNHITYALPPARILCTFMDGGVGLYDLGKRKWSFLRDMGHIETIFDCKFKPESPDLLATASFDGTIKVWDVNTMTAVHSSPGNEGIIYAVSWAPGDVNCLCGATAKQGVFIWDINKEKIIKRFTEHGRQHVYNVSWNHKDSRRIASCSADGTCVVRQVDGTLVKRYKHPGPVYGCDWSLNNRDMIATGCEDKCVRVFYVAASTDLPLKVFSGHTAKIFHVKWSPIREAILCSGSDDGTIKVWDYTEDSCVHTLEGHKAPVRGLLWNPEIPYLLISGSWDFAIRIWDTRDGTCLETVLDHGADVYGLTCHRYRPFTVASCSRDSTVRIWSMSHLACSLQIDVLAERPLDNLMTTNTEAAMSSGGTPLLNGRVSRELKATVATKGEASHWSAIKLFSDFFIPPCGAKNLWDLVLVLRDGDDNLLPASYSKGIMHTKHLVKHKASEAQELETVRAMSRRGGLMSKKEDRIREAANLHVKIGQLQRYCELMVELGEWDRALAMAPGISMDYWKELMERRTTQLMREDDDSAVPYCVSLGDAAKLVSFFSSRGQLHDALLAAQVACEGGLTTLLQKKEKKIPDLRKNDVLPSLINHMTNENKGLLQSTSAALADWYFYSGQPVLAACCHLAVGDITFALSKLIRGNELELAVSMGMVISDNSHMYHQAVEYLARKCERLGKWDTCIVLLKSLPSCENLLFKSCARCQGTVTEVNELHEKAGLPSVEECLQKAQQFCDENKFIDAMKYYLVSSSPELALDIGLNLVRDVMSKPYWVLDDVLTVLQWMSCIRTDRLQQSRTSKQRQELLVLSAYLGALLAIRRKYTPIIHPLFKHARQLMHQDKGELAVTTSQIDTESEAWLAFNQPLDPSVTPTPEQKAVWDLLLKRVGAEPSACLVGEDMVTGSLLPSHSDVQVSCLTGERIKGQAFFLNDGRSVMSLNHALMWAKVNVFSLVGNGVRLEPF; via the exons ATGTGTATTTGGAACTATACAACCCGTGATTACACTATGGTCTTCAAGCATTTAGAATCCATGACATTTTTCTCCGAAGTGTGTCAGTTTCGCTGGAATCAAAGGAAAGTTGGAAAACTTGTCTTTGGCCATAATGATGGTAGTATATCTGTCATAAATCCTAGACAGAAAGCATTCAAACATTACTTTAGACCTGAGCCCTATGAAGATTATGACGAAGAAGATCCAGTGATCAGCCTTGAATGGGATCCATTGTCAGTTGATTACCTGTTGGTTGCCAACACACAAGGCAGTCTGAGGCTGATTGATACTGATTCAATGACTATCATCATGAATTTCAAGTTACCAAGCTCTGCAACAAAGATTCACACGCTATCTTGGGTTTCTTCTGCTCCTGGTGTATTTGTGACAGGAG ATACCCAAGGAGGAATTCTACGCGTTTGGAATGTGTCCAAAAGCTCTCCTTTGACCAgcattaaattaaaaatgactgGCTTTCATGCACTGACTGTTGTTCAACCTGACCAGACCTTTGAACCAACTAATAATAACCAAACATCCTTGGGAATGTCGTCAACCTCAGTGGCAGTTCAGCCTCCATCTCAGCCAAATCACATCACATATGCACTTCCACCTGCAAGAATCCTTTGCACCTTTATGGATGGTGGAGTTGGATTGTATGACTTAGGGAAACGAAAATGGAGCTTTCTTAGAGATATG ggTCATATAGAGACAATATTTGATTGCAAGTTTAAGCCTGAAAGTCCAGATTTGTTAGCAACAGCCTCCTTTGATGGAACCATCAAAGTTTGGGATGTTAACACCATGACTGCT GTGCATTCATCTCCAGGCAATGAAGGAATCATCTACGCAGTTTCATGGGCACCTg GAGATGTCAATTGTCTTTGTGGAGCAACAGCCAAGCAAGGGGTGTTCATATGGgatataaacaaagaaaagattatAAAGAGATTTACTGAA CATGGAAGGCAACATGTTTACAATGTGAGCTGGAATCACAAAGATTCAAGGAGAATTGCTTCCTGCAGTGCAGACGGAACATG TGTTGTAAGGCAAGTGGATGGAACTTTAGTTAAAAGATACAAACACCCTGGACCTGTCTATGGCTGTGACTGGAGTCTTAATAACAG AGATATGATTGCAACTGGTTGTGAGGACAAATGTGTTAGGGTATTTTATGTTGCTGCAAGCACAGATCTACCTTTAAAGGTATTTTCTG GTCATACAGCAAAGATTTTTCATGTGAAATGGAGTCCTATCAGAGAGGCCATCCTCTGCAGTGGTTCAGATGATGG aACCATTAAAGTGTGGGACTATACTGAG GATTCATGTGTGCATACGTTAGAAGGGCACAAGGCACCTGTGCGTGGCCTGCTGTGGAACCCAGAAATTCCTTACCTTCTGATTTCTGGCAGCTGGGACTTTGCCATTAGGATTTGGGATACGAG aGATGGAACCTGTCTTGAAACTGTGTTGGATCACGGAGCGGATGTGTATG gcTTAACCTGCCACAGATATCGACCTTTCACTGTTGCATCATGTTCTCGTGACTCCACCGTCAGAATCTGGTCCATGTCGCATTTGGCGTGTTCCTTGCAGATCGATGTTCTGGCTGAAAGACCCCTGGATAATCTTATGACCACTAACACCG AAGCAGCCATGTCATCTGGTGGCACACCTCTGCTGAATGGAAGAGTTTCACGTGAATTGAAAGCAACTGTGGCAACAAAAGGAGAAGCGTCTCATTGGTCAGCAATAAAACTGTTCTCGGACTTTTTCatt CCGCCATGTGGAGCCAAGAATTTGTGGGACTTGGTGTTAGTATTACGAGACGGCGATGACAATTTATTACCGGCGTCTTACAGCAAAGGGATTATGCACACAAAACATCTTGTCAAACACAAAGCA TCTGAAGCACAAGAATTAGAAACAGTTCGAGCAATGTCCAGGAGAGGAGGTCTGATGTCCAAAAAAGAGGATAGGATTAGAGAAGCGGCAAATCTTCATGTCAAGATTGGTCAGCTACAAAGATACTGTGAGCTAATGGTCGAACTGGGCGAG tgGGACAGAGCACTCGCTATGGCTCCTGGGATCTCAATGGATTACTGGAAAGAGCTGATggaaag ACGAACGACGCAGCTTATGAGAGAAGATGACGACTCCGCTGTACCATACTGTGTTTCGTTAGGAGATGCGGCAAAG CTCGTGTCTTTCTTCTCGTCACGCGGTCAGCTTCACGACGCCTTATTGGCGGCGCAGGTGGCGTGTGAGGGAGGACTCACAACTCttctgcaaaaaaaagaaaagaagattccTGATCTGAGAAAAAACGACGTCTTACCTTCCCTGATCAATCACATGACCAACGAGAACAAAGG TCTTCTTCAGTCAACAAGTGCTGCGTTAGCTGACTGGTATTTTTATAGTGGACAACCTGTGCTGGCCGCATGTTGTCACTTGGCTGTAGGAGATATCACG TTTGCACTGTCGAAACTCATTCGAGGGAATGAATTGGAACTGGCCGTCAGTATGGGAATGGTGATTAGCGACAACAGTCACATGTATCACCAAGCTGTTGAATATCTGGCCAGAAAATGTGAAAGACTTGGGAAATG GGATACGTGTATCGTTCTACTCAAGTCATTGCCTTCTTGTGAAAACCTGCTCTTCAAGTCGTGTGCAAGGTGTCAAGGGACTGTCACAGAAGTAAATGAATTACACGAAAAG GCTGGATTGCCAAGCGTCGAGGAGTGTTTACAAAAAGCTCAGCAGTTTTGTGATGAGAACAAATTCATAGACGCCATGAAATACTACCTTGTTTCTTCCTCTCCTGAGCTTGCGCTCGACATCGGACTCAATCTTGTTCGAG aTGTCATGAGTAAACCTTATTGGGTCTTAGATGACGTACTAACCGTGCTTCAGTGGATGTCGTGTATCAGAACAGACCGGCTGCAACAGAGCAGGACATCCAA GCAGAGACAGGAACTGTTGGTACTGAGTGCATACCTTGGTGCGCTGTTAGCGATAAGGAGAAAATACACTCCGATCATTCACCCTCTCTTCAAACATGCTAG gcaaTTAATGCATCAAGATAAGGGAGAATTAGCTGTTACAACTTCTCAAATCGACACAGAATCTGAAGCGTGGCTCGCTTTCAATCAGCCACTCGA TCCCTCGGTCACTCCCACTCCAGAACAGAAGGCCGTTTGGGACTTGTTACTTAAGCGTGTTG GTGCTGAGCCATCTGCGTGCTTGGTAGGCGAAGACATGGTAACAGGCTCCCTCCTCCCCAGTCACTCAGATGTACAGGTTTCGTGTCTGACGGGAGAGAGAATTAAG GGTCAGGCGTTTTTCTTAAACGACGGTCGTTCCGTGATGTCGTTAAACCACGCGCTGATGTGGGCCAAGGTGAATGTATTTTCTCTGGTAGGAAATGGAGTGCGCTTGGAACCCTTCTGA